In one window of Scyliorhinus canicula chromosome 17, sScyCan1.1, whole genome shotgun sequence DNA:
- the LOC119952234 gene encoding zinc finger protein 239-like, with amino-acid sequence MEKPWKCGDCGKGYKAPSELEIHRRSHTGERPFTCPECGKGFARLFNLQLHQRIHTRERPFTCSECGKGFTKSSNLKLHQRVHTGERPYTCSRCAKGFIDSSTLQKHQRVHTREKPFSCSDCGKGFAQSSHLQTHQRIHNGERPFTCSACGKGFAQLSNLLSHQRVHSGERPFTCSVCGKGFICSSELLRHQGSHTD; translated from the coding sequence aagccccatctgagctggaaattcatcgacgcagccacactggggagaggccgttcacctgccctgagtgtgggaagggattcgctcggtTATTTAACCTTCAgttacatcagcgaattcacacccgggagaggccattcacctgctctgagtgtgggaaagggTTCACCAAGTCATCCAACCTGAAgttacaccagagagttcacactggagaacgGCCATACACCTGCTCTCGGTGTgcaaagggattcattgattcatccactctacagaaacatcagcgagttcacaccagggAAAAGCCGTtctcctgctctgactgtgggaagggattcgctcagtcatcccacctgcagacacatcagcgaattcacaatGGGGAGCGGCCTTTTACTTGCTctgcgtgtgggaagggattcgctcagttatccaacctgctgtcacaccagcgggttcacagtggagagaggccgttcacatgctctgtgtgtgggaagggatttatttgtTCATCTGAGCTGCTAAGACACCAGGGCAGTCACACTGATTAG